One Micromonospora sp. WMMD812 genomic window carries:
- a CDS encoding DinB family protein, which translates to MSETAPQASPSAAPTEAESLLSVLDRNRRTFAWKTSGLDEKGLRATAAASSMTLGGLVKHMALVEADWLAVKLAGQDYGAPWDAVDFDADPDWEWRTGALDSPDDVYAVWRGAVDRSRTLVAEVITERGLDGPASFTWPDGRTPTVRAMLLDMIEEYARHTGHADVLREAVDGLVGEGAPAGFAV; encoded by the coding sequence ATGAGCGAGACGGCTCCTCAGGCTTCCCCGTCGGCAGCTCCCACCGAGGCCGAGTCCCTGCTGTCTGTCCTCGATCGCAATCGGCGGACCTTCGCCTGGAAGACGTCGGGGCTCGACGAAAAGGGCCTGCGCGCAACCGCGGCCGCCAGTTCGATGACGCTCGGTGGTCTCGTCAAGCACATGGCCCTGGTCGAGGCAGACTGGCTCGCTGTCAAGCTCGCCGGACAGGACTACGGAGCCCCGTGGGACGCTGTGGACTTCGATGCCGATCCTGACTGGGAATGGCGCACCGGGGCGCTGGACTCTCCGGACGATGTCTACGCGGTGTGGCGAGGCGCTGTCGACCGCTCGCGCACGCTCGTTGCCGAGGTCATCACGGAGCGCGGGCTCGACGGACCAGCCTCCTTCACCTGGCCGGACGGCCGCACGCCCACCGTCCGCGCGATGTTGCTGGACATGATCGAGGAGTACGCGCGCCACACCGGCCACGCCGACGTCCTCCGTGAAGCGGTGGATGGTCTCGTCGGCGAAGGCGCGCCTGCGGGTTTCGCCGTCTGA
- a CDS encoding YbaK/EbsC family protein: protein MGTLKTEPARTRLDLLAPPVAAALGQWPADAPVDVDDVLVAPIDADLADTAAFCAAYEVGLDVSANCVVVAGKREGVVRYAACVILATTRADVNGVARRALDVRKASFAPMAEAVDLTGMEYGGITPIGLPEEWPILVDARVVATPHVIIGSGVRHSKIALPGPALGALPGARVIEDLARPA, encoded by the coding sequence ATGGGGACGCTGAAGACCGAACCCGCCCGGACCCGCCTCGACCTGCTCGCCCCGCCGGTCGCCGCGGCGCTCGGGCAGTGGCCCGCCGACGCTCCGGTGGACGTGGACGACGTGCTGGTCGCGCCGATCGACGCCGACCTCGCCGACACCGCCGCGTTCTGCGCGGCGTACGAGGTGGGGCTGGATGTGTCGGCCAACTGCGTGGTGGTGGCCGGCAAGCGGGAGGGCGTGGTCCGCTACGCGGCCTGCGTCATCCTCGCCACCACCCGGGCCGACGTGAACGGGGTGGCCCGGCGGGCGCTCGACGTGCGCAAGGCCAGCTTCGCGCCGATGGCGGAGGCGGTCGATCTGACCGGCATGGAGTACGGCGGGATCACCCCGATCGGCCTGCCGGAGGAGTGGCCGATCCTGGTCGACGCCCGGGTGGTCGCCACGCCGCACGTGATCATCGGCTCCGGCGTGCGGCACAGCAAGATCGCGTTGCCCGGCCCGGCGCTCGGCGCGCTGCCCGGCGCGCGGGTGATCGAGGACCTGGCCCGCCCGGCCTGA
- a CDS encoding low temperature requirement protein A, whose amino-acid sequence MLDYPTPRLGRAGFRTRRIQEEHLSERYRQVVIIALGETILISGLQIGSYGAERERVAALLVSFAITVLLWQIYFYRAGELLVVAIGSAQSSAYVGRVAAYAHLIMVIGIGLSALGDQITISYPLGHTKLAWVMVILGGPAVFLLGRALLDYVTFSRVSWSRPIGLLTLVALTPVALLLPPILVAVAATAVLTGVAISNVISWRLFPRAPKPAAPGEISAHWP is encoded by the coding sequence CTGCTCGACTACCCCACGCCGCGCCTCGGCCGGGCCGGATTCCGAACCCGCCGGATCCAGGAAGAACATCTCTCGGAGCGTTACCGGCAGGTCGTCATCATCGCGTTGGGCGAGACGATTCTGATCTCCGGACTCCAGATCGGCTCGTACGGCGCGGAGCGGGAGCGAGTCGCGGCGCTGCTGGTGTCATTCGCCATCACGGTGCTGCTGTGGCAGATCTACTTCTACCGGGCGGGCGAGCTGCTGGTCGTCGCCATCGGGTCGGCACAATCGTCGGCGTACGTCGGCAGAGTCGCGGCATACGCGCACCTCATCATGGTGATCGGCATCGGCCTCAGCGCCCTCGGCGACCAGATAACCATCTCGTATCCGCTCGGCCACACCAAGCTGGCCTGGGTCATGGTCATCCTCGGCGGTCCTGCGGTGTTCCTGCTCGGGCGGGCCCTGCTCGACTACGTAACCTTCAGCCGCGTCTCGTGGTCCCGACCAATCGGACTGCTGACGCTCGTCGCGTTGACACCCGTGGCGCTCCTGCTTCCCCCGATCCTGGTCGCCGTCGCGGCCACCGCCGTACTCACCGGAGTGGCCATTTCCAACGTGATCTCATGGCGACTGTTCCCGCGAGCACCCAAACCCGCAGCGCCGGGCGAAATATCCGCCCACTGGCCGTGA
- a CDS encoding NAD(P)H-binding protein, producing MRVLVTGAGGHLGRAVLPRLLDDGFTVRATSRRPRTDPVVEWTVVDLATGTGLAEAVDGIDAVLHLASLPRPGRRTHQVDVLGTRRLVVAAGQAGVRHLVYISIVGVDQVPFRYYRHKLAAEQVVAAGPVPWSVLRATQFHQFLDDLLSTASRLGPTIGDRSILAQPVDPGEVAARLAARLVAGPLRGIEEYGGPEVLRFDEAVRAWRAARHSRRPLLPVHLPGRLGHTLRAGGLVSDALPRGSRTWADHLADTYGGTGGR from the coding sequence ATGAGGGTGCTGGTCACCGGGGCCGGAGGTCACCTTGGGCGCGCCGTGCTGCCGCGGCTGCTCGATGACGGCTTCACCGTGCGGGCGACGAGCCGGCGGCCGCGTACCGATCCGGTGGTGGAGTGGACGGTGGTCGACCTGGCCACCGGGACCGGGCTGGCCGAGGCGGTGGACGGGATCGACGCCGTCCTGCACCTCGCGTCGTTGCCGCGCCCGGGGCGGCGTACGCACCAGGTCGACGTGCTGGGCACCCGCCGGCTGGTGGTCGCCGCCGGGCAGGCGGGGGTCCGGCACCTGGTCTACATCTCCATCGTCGGCGTGGACCAGGTGCCGTTCCGGTACTACCGGCACAAGCTCGCCGCCGAGCAGGTCGTCGCGGCCGGTCCGGTGCCCTGGTCGGTGCTGCGCGCCACGCAGTTTCACCAGTTCCTCGACGACCTGCTGAGCACGGCGAGCCGGCTGGGCCCGACGATCGGTGACCGGTCGATCCTCGCCCAGCCGGTCGACCCGGGCGAGGTCGCGGCCCGGCTCGCGGCCCGGCTGGTCGCGGGGCCGCTGCGCGGCATCGAGGAGTACGGCGGGCCCGAGGTGCTCCGCTTCGACGAGGCGGTACGCGCCTGGCGGGCCGCTCGGCACTCGCGCCGGCCGCTGCTGCCGGTCCACCTCCCGGGGCGGCTCGGACATACCCTGCGCGCCGGCGGGCTGGTCAGCGATGCCCTGCCCCGGGGCAGCCGGACCTGGGCCGACCACCTCGCAGACACGTACGGGGGAACCGGCGGGAGATGA
- a CDS encoding CBS domain-containing protein, whose protein sequence is MTGYRVSDVMTRQVVYLPAETNLDEAAKVMKEADIGDVVVTDGASLAGMLTDRDIVVRAVAERANPATTTIGSIITREVVMIEQHATAGEAAALMRERGIRRVLVCDSDRKLVGIVSLGDLAMQLDPQSALSEISEQAPTV, encoded by the coding sequence ATGACCGGTTACCGGGTCAGCGACGTGATGACCAGGCAGGTCGTCTACCTGCCTGCGGAGACCAACCTGGACGAGGCCGCGAAGGTGATGAAGGAGGCCGACATCGGCGACGTCGTCGTCACCGACGGCGCCAGCCTCGCCGGCATGCTCACCGACCGGGACATCGTGGTCCGGGCGGTGGCCGAACGCGCGAACCCGGCCACCACCACGATCGGCTCGATCATCACCCGCGAGGTGGTGATGATCGAGCAGCACGCCACGGCCGGAGAGGCGGCGGCGCTGATGCGCGAGCGGGGGATCCGGCGGGTGCTGGTCTGCGACAGCGACCGCAAGTTGGTCGGGATCGTCTCCCTCGGCGACCTGGCGATGCAGCTCGACCCGCAGTCCGCGCTCAGCGAGATCAGCGAGCAGGCGCCGACGGTGTGA
- a CDS encoding CBS domain-containing protein: protein MPTAREIMTNDVTCIGEQDDVRAAARRMAELGVGSLPICGSDNRLKGMLTDRDIVVKVLAEGRDPGNVTAGELAQGEAVTIGADDDAAEILRTMGQHKVRRLPVIDGHQLVGIVAVADVARSLPERPVGDLIEAISEHA from the coding sequence ATGCCGACCGCACGCGAGATCATGACGAACGACGTCACCTGCATCGGCGAACAGGATGACGTCAGGGCCGCCGCCAGGCGGATGGCCGAGCTGGGGGTCGGCTCGCTGCCGATCTGCGGTTCCGACAACCGGCTCAAGGGAATGCTCACCGACCGCGACATCGTGGTGAAGGTGCTGGCCGAGGGCCGTGACCCGGGCAACGTGACGGCAGGTGAGCTGGCCCAGGGCGAGGCGGTGACCATCGGCGCGGACGACGACGCGGCCGAGATCCTGCGGACCATGGGACAGCACAAGGTACGGCGACTGCCGGTCATCGACGGGCACCAGCTCGTCGGCATCGTGGCCGTCGCCGACGTGGCCCGTTCGCTGCCGGAGCGCCCGGTCGGCGACCTCATCGAGGCGATTTCCGAGCACGCCTGA
- a CDS encoding GAP family protein — protein MNFLTILPLAVVMVAGTQLVAAVLLASAERPRATSLAYLGGTSAVVLAGVTVTWLVTRVLRGLAGDAETHVSRLQRTASRIDWAVLALLVVLAVIVYLRRHETGPPRWMRRLQRATPGDAARFGAILLVTSPTDDLTMAAVGASAARHDLAWWHLLPFVLLTLALLALPLLVLLLAGRRATSALPRLRDRANRHAWVVSEVVIAFFALVTVLDLLR, from the coding sequence ATGAACTTCCTGACCATCCTGCCGCTGGCCGTGGTGATGGTCGCCGGGACGCAGCTGGTCGCGGCGGTGCTGCTCGCCTCGGCCGAGCGGCCCCGCGCCACCTCGCTCGCCTACCTGGGCGGGACGAGTGCGGTGGTCCTCGCCGGGGTGACGGTGACCTGGCTCGTCACCCGGGTGCTGCGAGGCCTCGCCGGTGACGCGGAGACCCACGTCAGCCGGTTGCAGCGGACGGCGAGCCGGATCGACTGGGCGGTGCTGGCGCTGCTGGTCGTCCTCGCGGTGATCGTCTACCTGCGCCGGCACGAGACCGGGCCGCCGCGGTGGATGCGCCGGCTCCAACGCGCCACGCCGGGCGACGCCGCGCGGTTCGGGGCGATCCTCCTCGTGACCTCGCCGACGGACGACCTCACGATGGCAGCCGTCGGCGCCAGCGCCGCCCGGCACGATCTCGCGTGGTGGCATCTGCTGCCGTTCGTGCTGCTGACCCTCGCGCTGCTCGCCCTGCCCCTGCTGGTCCTGCTGCTGGCCGGCCGGCGGGCGACCAGCGCCCTGCCCCGACTGCGGGACCGGGCCAACCGGCACGCCTGGGTGGTCAGCGAGGTGGTGATCGCGTTCTTCGCGCTGGTGACCGTGCTGGACCTGCTGCGGTGA
- a CDS encoding SufE family protein, with amino-acid sequence MSAMPARLAEIVDEFAAAPREVVLEMLLEYADVLPPLPPDSAEREGMEQVPECQTAFFLRARVTPEKTVETLFDCPPEAPTTRAFAGILAEGLAGASPDEVLAVPDDLYQRMGLAQAISPLRVRGGTAILARLKRQVREQVG; translated from the coding sequence ATGTCCGCCATGCCGGCCAGGTTGGCCGAGATCGTCGACGAGTTCGCCGCCGCCCCTCGGGAGGTGGTGCTCGAGATGCTGCTGGAGTACGCCGACGTCCTCCCGCCGCTGCCGCCCGACAGCGCCGAGCGGGAGGGCATGGAACAGGTGCCGGAGTGCCAGACGGCCTTCTTCCTGCGCGCCCGGGTGACGCCGGAGAAGACCGTGGAGACGCTCTTCGACTGCCCGCCCGAGGCGCCGACCACCCGCGCCTTCGCCGGCATCCTCGCCGAGGGGCTGGCCGGGGCGAGCCCGGACGAGGTGCTCGCCGTGCCGGACGACCTCTACCAGCGGATGGGCCTGGCCCAGGCGATCAGCCCGCTGCGGGTGCGCGGGGGCACCGCGATCCTGGCCCGGCTCAAGCGCCAGGTCCGGGAACAAGTCGGCTGA
- a CDS encoding MFS transporter, whose product MTATVAPAAPVPGLFAPRLRAMTVGSVALISLLAFEALAVGTAMPTVARSLDGFALYGLAFGGPFAAGVLAMVLSGIWCDARGPRSPMWQGLVWFVVGLVVAGTAPVMAVLVVGRVVQGFGSGLLSVALYVIVAQAYPEELHRRIFAAFAAAWVVPSLVGPALAGLIVEHLGWRWVFLAVPAVAVPAVLLIHPGLRSIAGTPATGAPAGAAARIGWACGAGVSAALLHIGGQQRGATALVLTAVAIAGLLVCAPRLLPPGFLRAARGLPTVIGLRGLASAAFVGAEVVIPLMLSRERGLTPTAAGLVLTVGAIAWSAGSWIQGRIPAPASRASLPRAGLACITAGIGTVALAVAPGVPVAVGVLGWAVAGLGMGLLYPSLSVLTLELSAPGEQGRNSSSLQLGDSLFAATVLALTGAVLAAGTAPGPGSYLTTLAVAAGLALLGAVLASRVVPAVR is encoded by the coding sequence GTGACCGCCACCGTCGCTCCGGCGGCACCCGTACCGGGGCTCTTCGCCCCCCGCCTGCGCGCGATGACGGTGGGCAGCGTGGCGTTGATCTCGCTGCTGGCCTTCGAGGCGCTCGCGGTGGGTACGGCGATGCCGACCGTCGCCCGGAGTCTGGACGGGTTCGCCCTGTACGGGTTGGCGTTCGGCGGCCCGTTCGCCGCCGGCGTGCTCGCCATGGTGCTCTCCGGCATCTGGTGCGACGCCCGGGGACCGCGGTCGCCGATGTGGCAGGGGCTGGTCTGGTTCGTGGTCGGGCTGGTCGTCGCCGGGACCGCGCCGGTGATGGCGGTCCTCGTCGTCGGCCGGGTGGTGCAGGGCTTCGGCTCGGGGCTGCTGTCCGTGGCCCTGTACGTGATCGTCGCCCAGGCGTACCCGGAGGAGCTGCACCGGCGGATCTTCGCCGCCTTCGCCGCGGCGTGGGTCGTACCGTCACTGGTCGGGCCGGCGCTGGCCGGCCTGATCGTCGAGCACCTGGGCTGGCGGTGGGTGTTCCTGGCGGTGCCGGCGGTGGCCGTGCCGGCGGTGCTGCTCATTCACCCGGGGCTGCGCTCGATCGCCGGTACCCCGGCGACCGGCGCGCCGGCGGGTGCGGCGGCGCGGATCGGCTGGGCCTGCGGGGCGGGGGTGAGCGCGGCACTGCTGCACATCGGGGGACAGCAGCGCGGCGCCACCGCCCTGGTGCTCACCGCGGTAGCGATCGCCGGCCTGCTGGTGTGCGCCCCCCGGCTGCTGCCGCCCGGCTTCCTCCGGGCGGCCCGCGGCCTGCCGACGGTGATCGGGCTGCGCGGGCTGGCCTCGGCGGCGTTCGTCGGCGCCGAGGTCGTCATCCCGCTGATGCTCTCCCGGGAACGGGGCCTGACACCGACCGCGGCGGGGCTGGTCCTCACGGTCGGGGCGATCGCCTGGTCGGCGGGCTCCTGGATACAGGGCCGGATCCCGGCGCCGGCCTCCCGGGCCAGTCTGCCGCGCGCCGGCCTGGCCTGCATCACCGCCGGCATCGGCACGGTGGCGCTCGCCGTCGCGCCCGGCGTGCCGGTCGCCGTGGGTGTGCTCGGCTGGGCCGTCGCCGGGCTGGGCATGGGGCTGCTCTACCCCTCGCTGTCGGTGCTCACCCTGGAGTTGTCCGCGCCCGGCGAGCAGGGCCGCAACAGCTCGTCGCTGCAACTGGGGGACTCGCTGTTCGCGGCGACCGTGCTGGCGCTGACCGGCGCGGTGCTCGCGGCCGGGACCGCGCCCGGCCCGGGCAGCTACCTCACGACGCTGGCGGTGGCCGCCGGCCTGGCCCTGCTCGGCGCCGTCCTCGCCAGCCGGGTGGTCCCCGCCGTGCGCTGA
- a CDS encoding aminoglycoside phosphotransferase family protein, translating into MSDDLAVLQSDPPAGDRVAAGETVGFDVVRRALVEACPGIRVADIRRLDAGYTSRQWVADTDEGPLLVKTPIRDMDPEHPRRLIAATRRAAEGGVPVVRFRAFLSRSTALDAPLLVQEYQDGTPADEAWEAMDPTRRVRFATDLGQLVGRVHSCSGAWFGDVLGAERYPDVRTFLRALVDSQLAEAPEDLTSVGRDGLSAALHHAIDAARPDVRPSLVHGDLWRQNLVLRDGRIACLLDFEHGRYADRFLDFGKLDEHVFGDFPEGRAAFLDAYHQVCALPDDWEDRVRLGHAVHSLSMSVYFLRWTPKWAPQYVRELEEWLATGRDGAPLDAGAWSGRAGVGEPSPTPGSEVPVNADRTRDHDERRHLHRRTG; encoded by the coding sequence GTGAGTGACGACCTGGCGGTGCTTCAGAGCGACCCGCCCGCCGGTGACAGGGTGGCGGCGGGCGAGACGGTCGGGTTCGACGTCGTCCGTCGTGCGTTGGTCGAGGCCTGCCCCGGCATCCGGGTCGCGGACATCCGCCGGCTCGACGCGGGATACACCAGCAGGCAGTGGGTCGCCGACACGGACGAGGGCCCGTTGCTGGTCAAGACGCCGATCCGCGACATGGATCCGGAGCACCCGCGGCGGCTGATCGCCGCCACCCGGCGCGCCGCCGAGGGTGGCGTGCCCGTGGTGCGGTTCCGGGCTTTCCTGTCCCGGAGCACCGCCCTCGACGCACCATTGCTGGTGCAGGAGTACCAGGACGGCACGCCCGCCGACGAGGCGTGGGAGGCGATGGACCCGACCCGACGCGTGCGGTTCGCCACCGACCTCGGTCAGCTCGTCGGCCGGGTCCACTCCTGCTCCGGCGCCTGGTTCGGCGACGTGCTGGGCGCGGAGAGGTATCCCGACGTCCGCACGTTTCTGCGCGCCCTCGTCGACTCCCAGCTGGCCGAGGCGCCGGAGGATCTCACCTCCGTCGGGCGCGACGGCCTGTCCGCGGCGCTGCACCACGCCATCGACGCCGCACGTCCGGATGTCAGGCCGTCGCTGGTCCACGGTGACCTGTGGCGTCAGAACCTCGTCCTCCGCGACGGACGGATCGCCTGCCTGCTCGATTTCGAGCACGGCCGCTACGCGGACCGCTTCCTCGATTTCGGCAAGCTCGACGAGCACGTCTTCGGCGACTTTCCGGAGGGGCGCGCCGCGTTTCTCGACGCCTACCACCAGGTGTGCGCGTTGCCGGACGACTGGGAGGACCGGGTCCGGCTCGGTCACGCCGTCCACTCGCTGTCGATGAGCGTCTACTTCCTGCGGTGGACCCCGAAGTGGGCACCGCAGTACGTGCGCGAGTTGGAGGAGTGGCTGGCGACGGGGCGTGACGGGGCGCCGCTCGATGCGGGCGCATGGTCCGGGCGGGCCGGGGTAGGAGAACCGTCACCAACCCCCGGAAGTGAGGTGCCCGTCAATGCCGACCGCACGCGAGATCATGACGAACGACGTCACCTGCATCGGCGAACAGGATGA
- a CDS encoding N-6 DNA methylase, translating into MVAGLTLVCPVRGRLKAKSRSADGLKPSEERLRVEAIRYLIARGYPKENIRVEAVIKRFGNSGRNSFRADIVVLNRPVASLPSDDIDRLLSHAVVLVEVKRENSAANAAKAFQVLPMLDFAQREDCVAMYWDDVEQRVYWHTRHRGVKKLHEGPASDLPGPGQKPGATRLTFDSLDPDRSLLDIFSRIEDILHSASIGPSKRFKVMLQLLLAKLYDEHEHSTRPDSPLELQDFGALEVDPATALSVTNKVLKRAVTYYQKFLPEPVEEMLPLPGPVLVDVMKLLAPIKVVAMKQSVIQDFYMYFARHIYKWDLAQYFTPTTVTEFVVEILNPRFSEHVKDPACGSADFLTAAFRRGQEQGWPDYASSIWGADISPEAVQVAVINMILNGDGKTNIYKEDSLLKIRANVATCDVVICNPPFGTSIVEKNPETLENFDLGHHWQLDGNGRWVPGESLLDKQETGILFAEACVQLLRPSGRLALVVPNGYLGNRSARYSHFREWLLRNCRVAAIIGLPRFTFKGSGADVSASLIFCEKRESPLARASDSEDYDVAVEVIERVGWTLGDKRGAPLYKRDAADGTLVLDEDGDPILDAEFGDVLARIRASDAGQFFDWLNTGLTPPAVDAEAGWTISVRDVLDDANLTLDPKRHCKKFSDLRTQIQSKRHFRLGDVVTFIPEGTTVDGARTSISPESTYRHVEIADVGVGTYRWHDRLGWELPSRARHLAAPGDIFVGSIWSSVTKWFLAGEDCANMIVTNGFHRMRIRPECDELVLDLVVGLCSEAYATQMRGLARGSDGLAEIALTDLAEVLLPRIEDEELRKEVSPFVAQLVAGFTTIEAKVSALSSGARLPIPRIAPRADHTSII; encoded by the coding sequence ATGGTTGCCGGTTTGACGCTAGTGTGTCCGGTTCGTGGCCGCCTGAAGGCGAAGTCACGGAGCGCTGACGGGCTGAAGCCTAGCGAGGAGCGGCTCCGAGTGGAAGCCATCCGCTACCTGATCGCCCGGGGCTACCCGAAGGAAAACATTCGTGTCGAGGCTGTAATCAAGCGTTTCGGCAACAGTGGCCGGAACAGCTTTAGGGCAGATATCGTCGTATTAAACCGACCCGTTGCATCTCTTCCTTCTGACGACATCGACCGCTTGCTCAGTCACGCGGTAGTTTTGGTCGAGGTCAAGCGTGAAAACAGCGCAGCTAACGCGGCGAAAGCATTCCAAGTACTTCCGATGCTGGACTTCGCGCAACGTGAAGATTGCGTCGCAATGTATTGGGATGACGTTGAGCAGCGGGTCTACTGGCACACGCGGCATCGAGGCGTCAAGAAGCTCCACGAAGGGCCGGCGTCGGACCTACCGGGTCCGGGCCAGAAGCCGGGAGCAACCCGGCTCACCTTCGATTCGCTAGACCCTGACCGTTCACTGCTCGATATCTTCTCCAGGATCGAAGACATCCTTCACTCGGCCTCCATTGGTCCGAGCAAGCGATTCAAGGTAATGCTTCAGCTGCTGCTGGCGAAGCTGTACGACGAGCACGAGCATTCAACAAGGCCAGACAGCCCGCTCGAACTTCAGGATTTCGGGGCTCTTGAGGTCGACCCAGCGACCGCACTTAGCGTTACTAATAAGGTTCTCAAGCGGGCGGTTACGTACTATCAGAAGTTTTTGCCTGAACCCGTCGAAGAGATGTTGCCGTTGCCCGGTCCGGTTCTGGTAGATGTGATGAAGCTTCTCGCCCCGATCAAAGTCGTGGCGATGAAGCAGAGCGTCATCCAAGACTTCTATATGTACTTCGCGCGCCACATCTACAAGTGGGATCTGGCGCAGTATTTCACGCCGACGACGGTCACGGAATTCGTTGTCGAGATTCTCAATCCCCGTTTTTCGGAACACGTAAAGGATCCCGCCTGCGGTAGCGCCGACTTTCTGACGGCGGCATTCCGTCGAGGCCAAGAGCAGGGCTGGCCCGACTATGCTTCCAGCATCTGGGGTGCCGACATCAGTCCAGAAGCGGTGCAGGTAGCGGTAATCAACATGATCCTTAACGGGGACGGGAAGACCAACATCTACAAGGAGGACAGCCTCCTTAAGATCAGGGCTAATGTTGCGACGTGCGACGTCGTAATCTGCAATCCACCGTTTGGAACCTCAATCGTCGAAAAAAACCCTGAAACCCTAGAGAACTTCGACCTAGGGCACCATTGGCAGCTTGACGGGAACGGTCGCTGGGTGCCGGGGGAGAGTCTTCTTGACAAGCAGGAGACCGGTATCCTCTTCGCAGAGGCTTGCGTTCAACTGCTTCGCCCTAGTGGCCGTTTGGCTCTAGTTGTCCCTAACGGGTACCTGGGTAACCGCTCGGCACGCTATAGCCACTTCCGAGAGTGGCTACTTCGCAATTGCCGGGTTGCCGCGATCATTGGACTACCTCGGTTCACCTTTAAGGGTTCGGGTGCCGACGTATCAGCTAGCCTCATCTTCTGCGAGAAGCGTGAATCGCCGCTAGCGAGGGCTTCCGACTCTGAAGACTATGACGTTGCTGTAGAGGTGATCGAACGGGTTGGTTGGACGTTAGGTGACAAGAGAGGAGCGCCGCTTTACAAGAGGGACGCTGCTGACGGGACTCTCGTCCTTGATGAGGACGGTGACCCGATCCTAGATGCTGAGTTCGGCGACGTTCTCGCGCGAATCCGTGCTAGCGATGCTGGCCAGTTCTTCGACTGGCTGAATACCGGACTTACGCCGCCGGCCGTGGATGCCGAGGCGGGCTGGACCATCTCGGTACGGGACGTCCTGGACGACGCAAACTTGACGCTAGACCCTAAGCGGCACTGCAAGAAGTTCTCGGACCTCCGCACTCAGATTCAGTCGAAGCGTCATTTCAGACTCGGTGACGTTGTGACGTTCATTCCGGAAGGAACGACAGTTGATGGGGCGCGGACAAGCATCTCTCCTGAAAGCACGTACCGTCATGTCGAAATTGCCGATGTCGGTGTAGGCACCTACCGCTGGCATGACCGCTTGGGTTGGGAGCTGCCGTCTCGGGCTAGGCACTTGGCGGCTCCGGGGGACATCTTCGTGGGGTCGATCTGGAGCAGCGTGACGAAGTGGTTCCTCGCGGGCGAGGACTGCGCGAACATGATCGTCACGAATGGTTTCCACCGGATGCGTATTAGGCCAGAGTGCGATGAACTCGTTCTTGATTTAGTAGTCGGACTGTGCTCCGAAGCTTACGCGACGCAAATGCGTGGTCTCGCACGCGGATCAGACGGCCTTGCTGAAATCGCCCTTACCGATCTCGCGGAAGTACTACTCCCTAGGATTGAGGATGAAGAGCTGCGTAAGGAGGTAAGCCCGTTTGTTGCCCAGCTAGTGGCTGGGTTTACAACGATCGAGGCTAAGGTCTCCGCTCTGTCGTCTGGCGCAAGACTACCCATCCCGCGTATCGCTCCTAGGGCTGACCACACGTCAATCATCTAA
- a CDS encoding DsbA family oxidoreductase, translating into MEIEIYADVVCPWCYIGKRRLDEALELYDGDVTVRFRPFQLDPSPVSEPLPLRDALAAKFGGPDSARQAIDRVTQVAAGAGLALDYDRAVTANTFDAHRLARYAAEHGRASEMLDALYRGHFVDGVDLGSHEALATLAEQVGLNGADARRYLDSDEGTKEVAVDLASARDLGVSSVPTFVLAGKYGIQGAQDSATLLAAFAEVERRESGTD; encoded by the coding sequence ATGGAGATCGAGATCTACGCCGACGTGGTCTGCCCGTGGTGCTACATCGGCAAGCGCCGGCTGGACGAGGCACTGGAGTTGTACGACGGCGACGTGACCGTCCGTTTCCGTCCGTTCCAACTGGACCCGTCGCCGGTGTCCGAGCCGCTGCCGCTGCGCGACGCGCTCGCCGCGAAGTTCGGCGGCCCGGACAGCGCCCGGCAGGCGATCGACCGGGTGACCCAGGTGGCCGCGGGCGCGGGTCTCGCCCTCGACTACGACCGGGCGGTCACCGCAAACACCTTCGACGCGCACCGGCTGGCCCGGTACGCCGCCGAGCACGGCAGGGCCAGCGAGATGCTGGACGCGCTCTACCGGGGGCACTTCGTCGACGGCGTCGACCTGGGGTCGCACGAGGCCCTGGCCACGCTCGCCGAGCAGGTCGGCCTGAACGGCGCCGACGCCCGCCGTTACCTCGACTCCGACGAGGGCACCAAGGAGGTCGCCGTCGACCTGGCCTCCGCCCGCGACCTCGGGGTCAGCAGCGTGCCGACCTTCGTGCTCGCCGGGAAGTACGGCATCCAGGGCGCCCAGGACAGCGCGACCCTGCTCGCCGCGTTCGCCGAGGTCGAGCGCCGGGAGTCCGGCACCGACTGA